In the genome of Saprospira sp. CCB-QB6, one region contains:
- the speE gene encoding polyamine aminopropyltransferase: MSKTLGRHILVEFFGCSPDILNDVITIEKSMVNAAIEAQATVINATFHHFSPYGVSGVVVIQESHLAIHTWPEYGYAAVDLFTCGDEVNPWISYDYLKTAFEADYGSAMEINRGQADLLKRVNIDHLLKERQGTESQLEHKVKFSRNVWFTDKDENLALSLRHTGNLLYRKKSEFQTVQVLESHAFGKMLTIDNLIMTTEKDEFIYHEMITHPAMLSHAAPKNILVIGGGDGGTVRELFRHDSVEKVTMVEIDGNVVEACKEHLPQIAAAFDHPNLDLKIADGIAYVAEAAAESFDIIIVDGSDPAGPAEGLFSEEFYKNVQKALKKDGILVLQSESPHFHQKAFVELNHCLKDIFGAEAVEVYLAQIPTYPTGTWSFTMASKDGQAKLPQLDQAAANAFSEKHGLSYYDGAVHQAAFALPPFVRKMLK, encoded by the coding sequence ATGAGCAAGACTTTAGGAAGACACATTTTGGTTGAGTTTTTTGGTTGTTCTCCCGACATTCTCAACGATGTTATCACTATTGAAAAATCTATGGTAAATGCCGCTATTGAAGCCCAAGCAACGGTTATCAATGCGACTTTCCACCACTTCTCTCCTTATGGCGTTTCTGGCGTTGTAGTTATTCAAGAAAGCCACTTGGCCATTCACACTTGGCCCGAATACGGCTATGCAGCCGTAGACCTTTTTACCTGTGGCGATGAGGTAAACCCTTGGATTTCTTATGACTACCTAAAAACAGCTTTTGAAGCAGATTACGGTTCAGCCATGGAGATCAATCGTGGACAAGCTGATTTGCTCAAGCGAGTAAATATTGACCACCTCCTCAAAGAAAGACAAGGCACTGAGTCTCAACTTGAGCACAAAGTTAAATTTAGCCGCAACGTTTGGTTTACCGACAAAGACGAAAACCTTGCGCTATCTCTTCGTCATACAGGCAACTTGCTCTACCGCAAAAAATCAGAGTTCCAAACGGTTCAGGTACTAGAATCTCATGCCTTTGGTAAAATGTTGACTATTGACAACCTTATCATGACTACTGAAAAGGATGAATTCATCTATCATGAGATGATTACGCATCCTGCTATGTTGAGCCATGCTGCACCCAAAAACATTTTGGTTATTGGTGGTGGCGATGGGGGAACTGTTCGCGAATTGTTCCGTCATGATTCAGTAGAAAAAGTAACCATGGTAGAAATTGACGGCAATGTGGTAGAAGCTTGTAAAGAGCATTTGCCTCAGATTGCTGCTGCTTTTGACCATCCTAACTTGGACCTCAAAATTGCCGATGGCATTGCTTATGTAGCTGAAGCTGCTGCAGAAAGCTTTGATATTATCATTGTGGATGGTAGCGATCCCGCTGGTCCAGCAGAAGGACTTTTCTCTGAGGAGTTCTACAAAAATGTACAAAAAGCCCTTAAAAAGGATGGAATTTTGGTATTGCAGAGCGAAAGCCCTCACTTCCACCAAAAAGCTTTTGTTGAGCTCAACCATTGCCTAAAGGATATTTTTGGTGCTGAGGCCGTAGAGGTTTACTTGGCTCAAATTCCTACTTATCCCACAGGTACTTGGAGCTTTACCATGGCGAGCAAAGATGGACAAGCCAAATTGCCTCAGCTCGATCAAGCAGCGGCCAATGCTTTCTCAGAAAAGCATGGTTTGAGCTACTATGATGGTGCTGTACACCAAGCTGCTTTTGCTTTGCCTCCTTTCGTTCGAAAGATGTTGAAATAA
- a CDS encoding 2OG-Fe(II) oxygenase codes for MEEKYESLITGIIEQGYGLVDDFLPASFVADIRAYLLAQKAESKFRPAGIGQQATQHTTIRNDQILWIEPDSPQTLEAQYQEALMGFLHYLNRSCYTGLRTAEMHYAFYDTGSFYKMHVDRFQHDSRRQFSAIFYLNENWNDTDGGELLLQLANGREMKIAPQAGRLVCFRSHELPHAVLPAKRPRLSITSWMLK; via the coding sequence ATGGAAGAAAAATATGAATCCCTAATTACTGGGATTATTGAGCAAGGCTACGGGCTGGTAGATGACTTTCTGCCAGCCTCTTTTGTGGCCGATATTCGAGCTTATTTGCTTGCCCAAAAAGCCGAATCTAAGTTCAGACCCGCTGGTATCGGCCAACAAGCCACCCAGCATACCACTATCCGAAATGACCAAATCCTTTGGATAGAACCCGATAGCCCCCAAACCCTAGAAGCCCAATACCAAGAGGCCCTAATGGGCTTTCTGCACTACCTCAACCGCAGCTGCTATACCGGCCTGCGCACCGCCGAAATGCATTATGCTTTCTACGATACAGGCAGCTTCTACAAAATGCATGTCGACCGCTTCCAACACGATAGCCGCCGACAGTTTTCCGCCATTTTTTACCTGAACGAAAATTGGAACGATACCGATGGAGGAGAGCTTTTACTCCAACTCGCCAATGGCCGAGAAATGAAGATTGCCCCCCAAGCAGGTCGGCTCGTTTGTTTCAGAAGCCACGAATTACCTCATGCCGTTTTGCCCGCCAAACGGCCCCGACTCAGCATTACCAGCTGGATGCTGAAGTAA
- a CDS encoding 3'-5' exonuclease: MNFIIYDLEATCWKSDAERRGRSQEIIEIGALLFNEYAELQSKFESFIRPTEHPQLSDFCTQLTGISQIEVNQADEFPEVVEDFQDWIGLNKGEDYLLCSWGFFDRKALARNCKLHDLPADWTDKHISLKHQYPRIKGIRREIGLKRAVEQEGFEFEGAHHRGIDDAINLAKIFVKYANQWRF; encoded by the coding sequence ATGAACTTTATCATTTACGATCTAGAAGCTACCTGTTGGAAAAGCGATGCAGAACGGCGGGGGCGCAGCCAAGAAATTATCGAAATCGGCGCACTTCTCTTTAATGAATATGCCGAATTACAATCTAAGTTCGAAAGCTTTATCCGCCCAACCGAACATCCTCAACTCTCCGATTTCTGTACGCAACTGACCGGCATTAGCCAAATTGAGGTCAATCAAGCCGATGAATTTCCCGAGGTCGTTGAAGATTTTCAAGATTGGATCGGCCTAAATAAAGGCGAAGATTACCTACTCTGTTCTTGGGGCTTCTTTGACCGAAAAGCCCTCGCCCGAAACTGTAAACTACACGATTTACCGGCCGATTGGACCGATAAACACATTAGTCTTAAACATCAATATCCCCGAATCAAGGGCATCCGCCGAGAAATCGGACTTAAAAGAGCTGTAGAACAAGAAGGCTTCGAGTTTGAAGGCGCCCACCACCGCGGAATTGATGACGCGATCAACCTGGCCAAAATTTTTGTTAAATACGCCAACCAATGGCGCTTTTAA
- a CDS encoding S41 family peptidase produces the protein MFAIKSAKKLLFAFLILGGGIGLATTLTDEFEIAKNLELYANVYRELNTYYVDDIPPEDLMKSGLDAMLKSLDPYTTYIPADEVERFRSSITGSYAGIGTRVRAVSSGGLVTAIYPNGPAHKAGLMAGDTILYVDEVALNGKQLSEISQELRGKMGQAMQLTVHRPGQPKNLTFSLRRQNILINNLPHYEVLPGKIAYFSLTTFSEKAGQHLGEALEALQEKEKLNGVILDLRGNTGGLLSEAVNVINVFVPRGREVVSIQGREKSQQQIFRTLNLPIDSSIALAVLINERSASASEIVAGAIQDLDRGIIIGQRSFGKGLVQNTVDLPHGAKLKLTTARYYIPSGRCIQSLEYENGEPKVIADSLRQAFQTLAGRKVYDGGGIRPDLPYENKEWLSLKKQLLASPAIFDFGVQYRSKNKLPEDLEKWSLKAQDFDDFMALMDKNAYLKKSKTALALEKFEKELAKEGEMEKALSQELASLEKGLSNLERNKILAAKDKILHLLEVEIVEQEKLIAAGIAHSLKADSCLDMALELLGKEKKYQALLTP, from the coding sequence ATGTTTGCTATAAAATCAGCTAAAAAACTACTATTCGCATTTCTCATTTTGGGTGGCGGCATTGGTTTGGCGACCACCTTGACCGATGAGTTTGAAATTGCGAAAAACTTAGAGCTCTATGCGAATGTATATCGAGAGCTCAATACTTATTATGTAGATGATATTCCGCCAGAAGATTTGATGAAATCGGGTTTGGATGCCATGCTCAAGAGTTTGGACCCTTATACCACCTACATTCCAGCGGATGAGGTAGAGCGTTTTCGCTCGTCAATTACGGGCAGTTATGCGGGTATAGGGACCAGAGTGCGGGCTGTTTCTTCTGGAGGTTTGGTCACAGCCATTTATCCGAACGGACCAGCGCATAAGGCGGGCTTAATGGCGGGGGACACAATCCTCTATGTTGATGAGGTGGCCTTAAATGGGAAGCAATTGAGTGAAATTAGCCAAGAGTTGAGAGGGAAGATGGGCCAAGCTATGCAATTGACGGTTCATCGTCCAGGGCAGCCTAAAAACTTGACTTTTAGTCTACGCCGCCAAAATATTTTAATTAACAACCTGCCACATTATGAGGTATTACCAGGTAAAATAGCCTATTTCTCGCTCACTACTTTTTCTGAAAAAGCGGGGCAACATTTGGGGGAAGCCTTAGAAGCCTTGCAAGAAAAAGAGAAGCTCAATGGTGTTATTCTGGACCTAAGAGGGAATACTGGTGGTTTGTTGAGTGAAGCTGTAAATGTAATCAATGTCTTTGTGCCCAGAGGGCGAGAAGTCGTATCTATTCAGGGCCGAGAAAAATCGCAGCAGCAGATTTTTAGAACCCTCAACCTGCCAATAGATAGTAGTATTGCATTGGCCGTTTTAATCAATGAGCGCTCTGCTTCGGCCTCGGAGATTGTAGCGGGAGCTATACAAGACTTGGATCGTGGGATTATTATTGGGCAGCGCTCTTTTGGAAAGGGCTTGGTCCAAAATACAGTAGATTTACCTCATGGAGCCAAGCTCAAATTGACTACGGCCCGCTATTATATTCCTTCTGGTCGCTGTATTCAGTCTTTGGAATATGAAAATGGAGAGCCCAAAGTGATTGCGGATTCTTTACGCCAGGCTTTTCAAACCTTAGCAGGAAGAAAGGTATATGATGGGGGAGGGATTCGCCCTGATTTACCTTATGAAAATAAAGAATGGCTGAGCTTGAAGAAACAACTATTGGCTAGCCCTGCTATATTTGATTTTGGGGTGCAGTACCGCAGTAAGAACAAATTGCCAGAGGACTTAGAAAAATGGAGTTTGAAGGCGCAAGACTTTGATGACTTTATGGCGCTGATGGATAAAAACGCTTATCTTAAGAAAAGTAAGACAGCTTTGGCATTAGAGAAGTTTGAAAAAGAACTAGCCAAAGAAGGAGAGATGGAAAAAGCCTTGAGCCAAGAACTCGCTAGCTTAGAAAAAGGCTTGAGCAATCTGGAGCGCAATAAGATTTTGGCGGCTAAGGATAAGATTTTACATTTGCTAGAAGTCGAAATCGTAGAGCAAGAAAAGTTGATTGCCGCAGGAATTGCCCATAGTCTCAAAGCAGACAGTTGTTTAGATATGGCCTTAGAATTGTTGGGAAAGGAGAAAAAATATCAAGCCTTATTAACTCCTTAA
- a CDS encoding S41 family peptidase produces the protein MKYRKFWPLGLVLLAGISLASGGRLLRLAQSMEIFAAAYRSVNRYYVDDTEASSLMRIAIDSMNGSLDPYTNYFSEAQIEQFRINFKGSWDGVGIELVEYQGKVLVNELVDGSAAKAAGIQIGDQLLRIDGSDISGKKLEDIERSLHGKAGTQVLVETRRGAAVPKEHNLTRTKVERKNVPYYSMLDDSTAYIVLTTFTERAGGNVSNALQELQEKHNPKQVILDLRDNGGGLLIEAVNLCNVFLPKNKLIVYTKNKVANWDRSFNTRSQPLDSKIPLIVLVNGQSASASEIVAGAIQDYDRGVLLGQRSFGKGLVQNTYDIGYNSKVKLTTARYHIPSGRCIQALEYKGGKSKRMEDSLRSSFSTENGREVYDGGGLEPDYKIELAEVKYLLDALTESRLVFEFANNFRQKEDSIAPALEFQVSDQLYQEYVQFLAQKNYAFELPSEKQLKAVEKTAKAEKKYAAQQASFEALKGKLLAQKKLLINKEKEAVSIQLRQAILRRYYSEDQVIMARLKEDKEVKAAIALFADRQAFDQLLEAPEK, from the coding sequence ATGAAGTACAGAAAATTTTGGCCCTTGGGGCTAGTCCTTTTAGCTGGAATTAGTTTGGCCAGTGGTGGTCGGCTGCTTCGGTTGGCCCAGAGTATGGAAATCTTTGCGGCGGCTTACCGCTCCGTTAATCGCTATTATGTAGATGATACGGAGGCCAGTAGTTTGATGCGGATAGCGATTGACTCGATGAATGGGAGTTTAGATCCTTACACGAACTATTTTTCTGAGGCGCAGATTGAGCAGTTTCGCATCAATTTTAAGGGGTCTTGGGATGGGGTAGGCATTGAGTTGGTAGAATATCAGGGCAAGGTATTGGTCAATGAATTGGTAGATGGTTCTGCCGCCAAGGCGGCGGGCATACAGATTGGCGATCAGTTGTTGCGGATTGATGGCAGTGATATTTCGGGTAAAAAGCTGGAAGATATTGAGCGGAGTTTGCATGGAAAAGCGGGCACGCAGGTCTTGGTAGAAACCCGTAGGGGGGCGGCTGTGCCTAAGGAGCACAATTTGACGCGGACCAAGGTAGAGCGCAAAAATGTGCCTTATTACAGTATGTTAGATGACAGCACGGCTTATATTGTTTTGACAACTTTTACAGAGCGGGCGGGTGGAAATGTATCGAATGCTTTGCAAGAGTTGCAGGAAAAGCACAATCCCAAGCAAGTTATTTTAGATTTGCGAGACAATGGTGGAGGGCTTTTGATTGAGGCGGTTAACCTTTGTAATGTCTTTTTGCCCAAGAACAAATTGATTGTTTATACCAAAAACAAGGTAGCGAATTGGGATCGTTCGTTTAATACGAGAAGTCAGCCTTTGGATAGTAAAATTCCGTTGATTGTTTTAGTGAATGGGCAATCGGCTTCGGCCTCGGAGATTGTGGCGGGGGCGATACAGGATTATGATCGGGGGGTACTATTGGGGCAGCGTTCTTTTGGGAAAGGCTTGGTGCAGAACACCTATGATATTGGGTACAATTCTAAGGTAAAATTGACCACGGCTCGTTATCATATCCCTTCTGGTCGTTGTATACAGGCCTTAGAGTATAAAGGGGGGAAATCTAAGCGAATGGAAGACTCTTTGCGGAGTAGTTTTAGCACAGAAAATGGCCGTGAGGTTTATGATGGGGGAGGTTTGGAGCCTGATTATAAAATTGAATTGGCAGAAGTAAAATACCTGTTAGATGCTTTGACGGAAAGTCGTTTGGTCTTTGAGTTTGCCAACAATTTTAGGCAGAAAGAAGACAGCATTGCGCCTGCATTGGAGTTTCAGGTATCCGATCAGCTCTATCAGGAGTATGTACAGTTTTTGGCCCAAAAAAATTATGCTTTTGAGTTGCCTAGTGAAAAGCAACTGAAAGCAGTGGAAAAGACGGCTAAAGCGGAAAAGAAATATGCTGCACAGCAAGCTAGTTTTGAGGCCTTAAAGGGGAAATTACTAGCTCAGAAAAAGCTGTTAATCAACAAGGAAAAAGAGGCAGTTTCTATTCAGTTGCGCCAAGCCATTCTGCGTCGTTACTATAGTGAAGATCAGGTCATCATGGCTCGATTGAAAGAAGATAAAGAAGTAAAGGCGGCTATTGCCCTTTTTGCTGACCGTCAGGCTTTTGATCAGTTATTGGAAGCCCCAGAAAAGTAA
- the murI gene encoding glutamate racemase produces MAIAKNGPIGIFDSGIGGLTVAAGISEALPQESIIYLGDTAHLPYGEKSPEAIANYALHISRFLVDQGCKMLVIACNTASAAALGRLKAYWGDRLPIVDVITPLVKSMAQKNYKKVGVIGTKVTTRIDQYPQQLQALRPDIAVSSLATGMLASMIEEGFINNAVSQAVLHQYLSYPDFQDIEALLLACTHYPLIRPEIEAFYGGRVAVFDSIAAVVEEVKQQLAQNNLQAEQNLAPLAQFYVTDYTPAFEKATALFYKRKLHLQELDWKEEGLSFAKT; encoded by the coding sequence ATGGCAATAGCTAAAAATGGCCCTATCGGCATTTTTGATTCAGGAATTGGGGGACTCACCGTTGCCGCAGGTATTAGTGAGGCTTTACCTCAGGAATCCATTATTTATTTGGGAGATACGGCGCATCTGCCTTATGGCGAAAAAAGTCCGGAGGCTATCGCCAATTATGCCTTGCACATTAGTCGCTTTTTGGTGGACCAAGGTTGCAAGATGCTGGTGATTGCCTGCAATACGGCTTCTGCAGCGGCTTTGGGGCGGCTCAAAGCCTATTGGGGCGATCGGCTACCGATTGTGGATGTGATTACGCCTTTGGTGAAAAGTATGGCCCAAAAGAACTACAAAAAAGTGGGCGTAATTGGGACCAAAGTAACCACACGGATAGATCAATATCCGCAGCAGCTGCAAGCCTTGCGGCCCGATATAGCCGTAAGTTCTTTGGCAACGGGTATGTTGGCTTCTATGATAGAAGAGGGGTTTATCAACAATGCGGTGAGTCAGGCCGTATTACATCAGTACCTCAGCTATCCTGATTTTCAGGATATAGAGGCGCTCTTGTTGGCTTGCACGCATTATCCGCTTATTCGGCCAGAGATAGAGGCTTTTTATGGGGGGCGAGTGGCGGTATTTGATTCTATTGCGGCTGTGGTAGAAGAAGTAAAGCAGCAGTTGGCCCAAAATAATTTGCAGGCAGAACAGAATCTGGCTCCCTTGGCCCAGTTTTATGTCACAGATTACACCCCAGCTTTTGAAAAGGCCACGGCTCTTTTTTATAAGCGAAAATTACATTTGCAAGAATTGGATTGGAAAGAAGAGGGCTTGAGTTTTGCCAAAACATAG
- a CDS encoding alpha/beta hydrolase: MQKIERLIVKKTAHYHTLGELNAQTEHIYLAIHGYGQDASRLPQKFRELPNTFVIAPEALSSFYWKASSGQVGHSWMTKNHREDEIQDYLAYLDQLYAHFAPNFPPNAKFHLLGFSQGGATALRWALHRQPERLHKFIIWAADAPPELDYQTDFLAQLQFYWVCGQEDAYFPKERLNTQIDFWKNLPYPPQIKLFDGPHRIDKAVLKRIHEEGN, encoded by the coding sequence ATGCAAAAAATAGAACGCTTAATCGTTAAAAAAACGGCACACTACCATACTTTGGGTGAACTTAATGCCCAAACAGAACATATTTATTTGGCGATACACGGCTACGGACAAGATGCCAGCCGCCTGCCCCAAAAGTTTAGAGAACTGCCCAATACTTTTGTGATCGCCCCAGAGGCCCTTTCCTCTTTCTACTGGAAGGCTAGCAGCGGCCAAGTTGGTCATTCTTGGATGACCAAAAATCACCGAGAAGACGAAATTCAAGATTATTTGGCCTATCTCGATCAACTTTATGCACATTTTGCCCCCAATTTTCCTCCCAATGCAAAGTTTCATCTATTGGGCTTTTCTCAAGGTGGAGCTACCGCCCTCCGCTGGGCGCTGCACCGACAACCCGAAAGACTCCATAAGTTTATCATTTGGGCCGCAGATGCCCCACCAGAACTAGATTATCAAACTGACTTTTTAGCTCAACTTCAGTTTTATTGGGTTTGTGGCCAAGAAGATGCCTATTTTCCAAAAGAACGCCTGAATACACAAATTGACTTCTGGAAAAACTTGCCCTATCCGCCCCAAATTAAACTTTTTGATGGCCCTCATCGCATCGATAAAGCGGTCCTGAAGCGTATTCACGAAGAAGGTAATTAA